The Pseudoalteromonas translucida KMM 520 genome has a window encoding:
- the pdxA gene encoding 4-hydroxythreonine-4-phosphate dehydrogenase PdxA, translated as MTLRIAITPGEPAGIGPDLLLKLAQQTWDAQLVAIADANMLKQRAKHLGLNIKLIEFDQHAAAIPAPAGSLYLHQVDVAEPVELGVLNDANGQYVLDTLRIASEKNMDGTFAAVVTGPVHKGIINKAGISFSGHTEYFAQQSNTADVVMMLATQGLRVALVTTHIPLAYVSRAITEDRLIKVASILNHDLQTKFGIEKPRILVCGLNPHAGEDGHLGREEIDTIIPTLEILNNQGMNLIGPLPADTLFQDKYLNEADAVLAMYHDQGLPVLKYKGFGNSVNITLGLPFIRTSVDHGTALDLAGKGTADVGSFELAIREAIKLAQEKAQNQ; from the coding sequence ATGACATTACGTATCGCAATTACCCCAGGTGAGCCTGCGGGCATTGGTCCAGATTTACTGTTAAAACTTGCCCAACAAACTTGGGACGCACAGCTTGTTGCCATTGCCGACGCAAATATGCTTAAACAACGTGCTAAACATTTAGGCTTAAATATAAAGCTCATAGAGTTTGATCAGCACGCTGCAGCAATCCCTGCACCAGCAGGAAGCCTTTACCTACATCAAGTAGATGTAGCTGAGCCGGTAGAGCTAGGTGTACTTAACGATGCCAATGGCCAATACGTATTAGACACTTTGCGTATTGCCAGTGAAAAAAACATGGATGGCACTTTTGCAGCAGTTGTTACCGGCCCAGTGCATAAAGGCATTATTAATAAAGCCGGCATTTCGTTTAGTGGCCACACCGAGTATTTTGCACAACAGTCGAATACCGCCGATGTAGTAATGATGCTTGCTACGCAAGGGCTAAGAGTAGCGCTGGTAACAACGCATATTCCGCTTGCCTATGTGTCGCGTGCTATCACAGAGGATCGGCTAATCAAAGTAGCGAGTATTTTAAACCACGACTTACAAACTAAGTTTGGTATAGAAAAGCCGCGTATTTTAGTCTGTGGTTTAAATCCTCATGCTGGTGAAGATGGCCATTTAGGCCGTGAAGAAATAGATACTATTATTCCAACACTTGAAATACTTAACAACCAAGGTATGAACCTGATTGGTCCACTCCCTGCTGACACTTTATTTCAAGATAAATACCTAAATGAAGCCGATGCCGTATTAGCTATGTATCACGATCAGGGGCTACCTGTGCTAAAATACAAGGGATTTGGTAACTCGGTAAATATTACCTTAGGTTTACCATTTATCCGCACCTCAGTAGATCATGGTACTGCTTTGGACTTAGCAGGCAAAGGTACTGCTGATGTTGGCAGTTTTGAATTAGCGATCCGCGAAGCAATTAAGCTCGCCCAAGAAAAAGCACAAAATCAATGA
- the apaG gene encoding Co2+/Mg2+ efflux protein ApaG — protein MTTSSNIGSPVKVSVETFYVEEQSQPELDKFVFAYSVTIKNHSLCSAKLLSRYWLITDANGKEIEVQGEGVVGENPVIAPGESYKYTSGAILDTPVGTMQGHYTLRNEFGTEFKAPINVFRLACPNILH, from the coding sequence ATGACAACAAGCAGTAATATTGGATCGCCTGTAAAGGTATCTGTTGAAACATTTTATGTAGAAGAGCAGTCGCAACCTGAACTCGATAAGTTTGTATTTGCTTATTCTGTAACCATTAAAAATCACAGTTTGTGTAGCGCTAAATTACTGAGCCGTTATTGGTTAATTACCGATGCAAATGGCAAAGAAATTGAAGTGCAAGGCGAAGGTGTGGTCGGCGAAAACCCAGTTATAGCACCCGGCGAAAGTTATAAATATACCAGTGGGGCAATACTAGATACCCCTGTAGGTACTATGCAAGGGCATTATACGTTACGTAACGAGTTTGGCACTGAGTTTAAAGCGCCTATTAACGTGTTTCGTTTAGCCTGCCCAAACATACTGCACTAG
- the rpmB gene encoding 50S ribosomal protein L28 has protein sequence MAKVCQVTGKRPAVGNHRSHARNATKRRFLPNLQTHRFWVESEKRFVTLRTTTKGMRIIDKKGIDTVLTEIRARGVKV, from the coding sequence ATGGCTAAAGTATGTCAAGTTACAGGTAAGCGTCCTGCGGTTGGTAATCACCGTTCACACGCGAGAAACGCGACTAAACGTCGTTTCCTACCTAACCTACAAACACACCGTTTTTGGGTTGAAAGTGAAAAACGTTTTGTAACATTACGCACTACTACTAAAGGTATGCGTATTATCGATAAAAAAGGCATCGACACGGTTCTTACAGAAATCCGTGCTCGCGGCGTAAAAGTTTAA
- a CDS encoding methyl-accepting chemotaxis protein, translated as MNLTVSQRIWGGFIFITLLLLIIGGNSLIKIANIDRSTQKVNQLSLPALNKSAELQAEFILMSKAAQASFYTSSAEQLEPIKNQVLEQKQLFNTLHSELQEVVKNDPLLSKSSQQVETTYLSFLSTVESLLADKAKQLALNKMLKAQLENIELAAEDANSIVLDIIDINGLEQSNPRAYQAANNLENNFMSVVSNSTDMLTVKTLNTLDIVKNEQVYYFEEVTRTVALIKPAIEQSHSGLYNSLKEYVDTLENNIVGNNSLAANKKRLIDAISLTERELAESEQATKTALNQIDVLVKQASDVAFSLQKGVRSDVDSANLWTWIGMIIATIIAIIVAVVTVNRITKPLAEVNRILDIVASGDMTQRLDDSAKDEFGELSKSCNTLIDSLRSLIKGIISRSTQLAAASEQTSTITGESSKAIRNQQAQVEQAATATTEMSSTSQTVSNSAQQALHEIKNADKEAERVKDISNQNKATIEQLAYEVDEASNVINKLHKDSASIGSILDVIRGIADQTNLLALNAAIEAARAGEYGRGFAVVADEVRSLASKTQESTQEIQSMIESLQSGAEAAVSAMEKGKQQAVSCVKQSDLASSALDSITLAVSQAHNVSEEISTAAQEQQQVSQEISERLESIVAIAEQTAEGAIQTTISSSEVAKLAEELRLSVENFKV; from the coding sequence ATGAATTTAACAGTGAGCCAGCGTATTTGGGGTGGATTTATTTTCATCACTCTACTGCTTTTAATAATTGGCGGTAACTCTTTAATAAAAATAGCAAATATTGATCGATCCACCCAAAAAGTAAATCAGTTGTCGCTGCCCGCTTTAAATAAAAGCGCTGAATTACAAGCCGAGTTTATTTTAATGAGCAAAGCTGCTCAAGCCAGTTTTTATACCTCTTCTGCAGAGCAACTAGAACCAATAAAAAACCAAGTGCTCGAACAAAAGCAGTTATTCAATACGCTGCATAGTGAGTTACAAGAAGTAGTTAAAAACGATCCACTATTGAGTAAAAGTAGCCAACAAGTTGAAACAACCTATTTAAGTTTTTTAAGCACAGTAGAGAGCTTACTTGCCGACAAAGCTAAACAGCTAGCACTGAATAAAATGTTAAAAGCGCAACTAGAAAACATAGAGCTTGCCGCCGAAGATGCAAACTCAATTGTACTCGATATTATTGATATAAACGGCTTAGAGCAAAGTAACCCACGTGCTTATCAGGCTGCTAATAATCTTGAAAACAATTTTATGTCTGTAGTAAGCAACAGCACCGACATGCTAACGGTTAAAACGCTTAATACCTTAGATATTGTAAAAAATGAGCAAGTATACTACTTCGAAGAAGTAACCCGCACCGTAGCGCTAATTAAGCCAGCCATAGAGCAAAGCCATAGTGGTTTATACAATAGTCTAAAAGAATACGTAGACACGCTAGAGAACAACATTGTAGGTAACAATAGCCTTGCTGCGAATAAAAAACGCTTAATAGATGCAATTAGCCTTACTGAACGCGAACTTGCAGAGTCTGAGCAAGCAACTAAAACAGCGCTAAATCAAATTGACGTACTTGTAAAACAAGCCAGCGATGTTGCTTTTTCATTGCAAAAAGGGGTGCGCAGCGACGTAGACTCTGCAAACTTGTGGACTTGGATAGGCATGATAATAGCTACGATAATTGCAATTATCGTAGCAGTCGTTACGGTAAATCGTATTACTAAACCACTGGCTGAAGTTAATCGCATTTTAGATATTGTAGCAAGTGGCGATATGACGCAACGCTTAGATGACAGTGCTAAAGATGAGTTTGGTGAGCTATCGAAAAGCTGTAACACCTTAATTGATAGTCTTCGCAGTTTAATTAAAGGCATTATTTCACGCTCAACTCAGCTTGCAGCAGCATCAGAGCAAACCTCAACAATTACTGGCGAATCAAGTAAAGCAATTCGTAATCAGCAAGCACAGGTTGAGCAGGCGGCTACAGCAACAACCGAAATGAGTAGTACATCACAAACGGTAAGCAACAGTGCTCAACAGGCGTTACATGAAATTAAAAATGCCGATAAAGAAGCTGAGCGCGTTAAAGATATTTCAAACCAAAATAAAGCCACTATTGAGCAACTAGCTTACGAAGTTGATGAAGCGTCGAATGTTATTAATAAGCTACATAAAGACAGTGCATCGATTGGCAGTATATTAGATGTTATTCGCGGTATTGCTGATCAAACAAACTTATTGGCATTAAATGCCGCGATTGAAGCGGCGCGTGCAGGTGAGTATGGCCGAGGCTTTGCTGTAGTAGCAGATGAAGTACGCTCTCTGGCAAGTAAAACACAAGAATCAACCCAAGAGATTCAATCTATGATTGAGTCACTACAAAGCGGTGCAGAAGCCGCTGTATCGGCCATGGAAAAAGGCAAACAACAAGCCGTGTCATGTGTTAAGCAAAGCGATTTAGCAAGCAGCGCTCTCGATTCAATTACTTTAGCTGTATCGCAAGCGCATAACGTGAGTGAAGAAATATCAACAGCAGCGCAAGAGCAACAACAAGTATCACAAGAAATAAGTGAGCGTTTAGAGTCTATTGTTGCTATAGCCGAGCAAACCGCTGAGGGCGCAATACAAACGACTATTTCAAGTTCAGAGGTAGCAAAGCTAGCAGAAGAACTAAGGTTATCAGTAGAGAACTTTAAGGTTTAA
- the rfaH gene encoding transcription/translation regulatory transformer protein RfaH: MESWYLVVCKPRQEERAQVNLKNQGIASFFPKLTTEKLVKGRRTVKQSALFPGYVFVCLEAENGNFFAVKNTRGVSGFVTYGAAYQRVPVELINQLKAERSHSHESQIPKSGDLVSVNNDSFKNIDAIYKEPDGDIRSILFINLLNKQIEISVSNQAISKI, encoded by the coding sequence ATGGAAAGTTGGTATTTAGTTGTATGTAAACCTCGCCAAGAAGAGCGTGCGCAGGTTAATTTAAAAAACCAAGGAATAGCGTCATTTTTTCCAAAGTTAACTACTGAAAAGCTAGTTAAAGGACGCCGTACTGTTAAGCAGTCTGCTTTATTTCCTGGTTATGTATTTGTGTGTTTAGAAGCTGAGAATGGTAACTTTTTTGCGGTAAAAAATACCCGCGGAGTAAGTGGCTTTGTAACTTATGGTGCTGCATATCAGCGTGTGCCCGTTGAGTTAATTAATCAGCTTAAAGCAGAGCGTTCGCACTCTCATGAATCGCAAATCCCTAAAAGCGGTGACTTGGTGAGTGTAAATAATGACTCATTTAAAAATATTGACGCTATTTATAAAGAGCCTGATGGCGATATACGCAGTATTTTGTTCATTAATTTGCTTAACAAACAAATAGAAATTAGCGTTAGTAATCAAGCTATAAGCAAAATCTAA
- the radC gene encoding RadC family protein has product MQLTSLPNSQRPREKLIEKGAKALSDAELLAIFLRTGLPGMNVIELAQHLLNENKTLHNLFNASMEEFCAQKGLGTAKYVQLQAVLELSQRYMQERCQRDAIFNSPNAVYDYLTLQMRGLQQEVFMVLYLDSQNRLIKDEILFYGTINSASVYPREVVKAALKNNAATVILAHNHPSGIAEPSQADKLITNKLQQALQLVDINVLDHIIVGGETCVSFAERGLI; this is encoded by the coding sequence ATGCAACTAACCTCACTTCCTAATTCGCAGCGTCCTCGCGAAAAGCTAATCGAAAAAGGCGCAAAAGCGCTCAGTGATGCTGAATTACTTGCCATATTTTTACGCACCGGTTTACCGGGAATGAATGTGATTGAGCTTGCCCAGCATTTACTTAATGAAAACAAAACGCTGCACAATTTATTTAATGCCAGTATGGAAGAGTTTTGTGCGCAAAAAGGGTTAGGTACAGCCAAGTATGTGCAGTTGCAAGCGGTGCTTGAGCTCAGCCAACGTTACATGCAGGAGCGTTGCCAGCGCGATGCTATATTTAACTCGCCAAACGCTGTATATGATTATTTAACCTTGCAAATGCGTGGTTTGCAGCAGGAGGTATTTATGGTGTTGTATCTTGATAGTCAAAATCGCTTAATTAAAGATGAAATACTTTTTTATGGCACCATTAATTCTGCCAGCGTATATCCACGAGAAGTGGTAAAAGCGGCGCTTAAAAATAATGCTGCAACGGTTATTTTGGCGCATAATCACCCAAGCGGGATTGCCGAACCAAGTCAGGCCGACAAACTTATTACTAATAAATTGCAACAAGCACTGCAATTGGTAGATATAAATGTGCTGGATCATATTATTGTTGGAGGAGAAACCTGTGTTTCTTTTGCTGAACGAGGTCTTATTTAG
- the coaBC gene encoding bifunctional phosphopantothenoylcysteine decarboxylase/phosphopantothenate--cysteine ligase CoaBC, with translation MINLTNKKIVLGISGGIAAYKCAELVRRLKEHGCSVKVVMTESAKHFITPLTMQAVSGEMVADSLLDPSAEAAMGHIEFAKWADLILVAPATSNIIAKMAAGIADDLLTTLLLATPAKVAIAPAMNQQMYAHPATQANLATLKARNVLIWGPGKGEQACGDVGAGRMLEPHELVALCIAKEQPQLLAGKTITITAGPTREAIDPVRFISNHSSGKMGYALAEAALLLGAKVNLISGPVTIKAPAGVNLINIESADQLLNESLNYAPHSDAFIGCAAVADYRAATVATQKMKKQGDELTLTLVKNPDVIAHVANLQQNRPYTVGFAAETQNVANYAKGKLKNKKLDMICANDVSQSDLGFNSDNNALTLYWHNEQLELPTNSKTAIALTVIQQLAQRI, from the coding sequence ATGATTAATTTAACTAATAAAAAAATAGTGCTGGGGATTAGCGGCGGTATAGCGGCCTATAAATGCGCAGAACTGGTTAGACGCTTAAAAGAGCATGGTTGTAGTGTTAAAGTAGTTATGACTGAGTCAGCAAAACATTTTATAACCCCCTTAACTATGCAAGCTGTGAGCGGTGAAATGGTTGCAGACTCCTTACTCGACCCTTCAGCAGAAGCTGCCATGGGCCATATTGAGTTTGCCAAATGGGCCGATTTAATTTTAGTTGCCCCAGCCACCAGCAACATTATAGCTAAAATGGCGGCGGGCATTGCCGATGACTTACTCACTACCTTATTGCTTGCAACTCCGGCTAAAGTCGCTATCGCACCGGCTATGAATCAGCAAATGTATGCCCACCCTGCAACACAAGCTAATTTAGCCACACTTAAAGCACGTAACGTGCTTATTTGGGGGCCTGGAAAGGGTGAGCAAGCTTGTGGCGATGTAGGCGCTGGACGCATGCTAGAGCCTCATGAGCTAGTTGCTTTATGTATCGCAAAAGAGCAACCTCAGTTACTTGCAGGTAAAACCATTACCATAACAGCAGGCCCGACCCGAGAAGCCATTGATCCGGTACGTTTTATATCTAATCATAGCTCAGGAAAAATGGGTTACGCACTTGCTGAGGCTGCTTTATTACTTGGCGCTAAGGTTAATTTAATTTCAGGCCCGGTGACTATAAAAGCCCCTGCTGGCGTAAATTTGATCAACATAGAAAGCGCCGATCAGCTATTAAACGAATCACTCAACTACGCACCGCACTCAGATGCGTTTATTGGCTGCGCCGCTGTTGCCGATTACCGCGCAGCAACGGTTGCAACGCAAAAAATGAAGAAGCAAGGCGATGAGCTTACTCTTACTTTAGTTAAAAACCCGGATGTAATTGCACACGTAGCTAATTTACAGCAAAACCGCCCTTACACTGTTGGTTTTGCCGCAGAAACACAAAATGTAGCAAACTACGCAAAAGGCAAACTAAAAAATAAAAAACTGGATATGATTTGCGCTAACGATGTATCACAAAGTGATCTTGGGTTTAACTCTGACAATAATGCGCTAACCCTGTACTGGCATAATGAACAGCTTGAATTGCCAACAAATAGCAAAACAGCAATTGCGCTAACAGTGATCCAACAGCTCGCTCAGAGAATATAA
- a CDS encoding symmetrical bis(5'-nucleosyl)-tetraphosphatase codes for MADYAIGDLQGCFNEFNALLQRVNFNPSKDHLYLVGDIVARGPDSLACLEYLYKHQNSITVTLGNHDLHLIACYLLNKPPNPNDKLAAVFNSTKLPHYIAFLQTQPLALYLKQYNSFISHAGLNPDWSIAQALQHAQFAQYCYSSSKAHDFFANMYQPHPINNPNELNDYEKFRYIVNYFTRMRFLTADNQLDLSAKGEVTSNNHLTPWFMHPAITTAKQTLIFGHWAALNGKTPHNHLLALDTGCVWGGAMTLIELKNKQKTIEKSQLSSK; via the coding sequence ATGGCTGACTACGCAATAGGTGATTTGCAAGGCTGCTTTAACGAGTTTAACGCGTTACTCCAACGCGTTAACTTTAATCCAAGTAAAGATCATCTTTATTTGGTGGGCGATATAGTCGCTCGAGGCCCGGACTCACTCGCCTGTTTAGAGTACCTATACAAACACCAAAATAGCATTACAGTTACGCTAGGCAATCATGACTTACACCTGATTGCCTGCTATCTACTTAATAAACCACCCAACCCTAATGATAAATTAGCGGCTGTATTCAATAGCACTAAACTCCCCCACTATATTGCATTTTTACAAACTCAGCCTTTGGCACTTTATCTTAAGCAGTACAATAGCTTTATATCCCATGCTGGGCTCAACCCTGACTGGTCGATAGCACAAGCCTTACAACATGCTCAGTTTGCTCAGTATTGTTACAGCTCATCTAAAGCGCATGACTTTTTTGCAAACATGTACCAACCTCATCCCATTAATAACCCTAATGAACTTAATGACTATGAAAAGTTTAGATACATAGTTAACTACTTTACCCGCATGCGATTTTTAACTGCCGATAATCAACTCGACTTAAGTGCAAAAGGGGAGGTAACAAGCAACAATCACTTAACCCCTTGGTTTATGCATCCAGCAATAACAACAGCTAAACAAACACTTATTTTTGGCCATTGGGCAGCATTAAATGGTAAAACACCTCACAATCATTTATTAGCCTTAGACACCGGATGTGTTTGGGGGGGCGCTATGACCCTAATAGAGTTAAAAAACAAACAAAAAACTATAGAAAAATCACAACTTTCGTCTAAATAA
- the slmA gene encoding nucleoid occlusion factor SlmA, translating to MPATKRSNRKEQILQALAQMLETSPGQRITTAKLAAEVGVSEAALYRHFPSKARMFEGLIEFIEDTLLSRINLILENEKESQARVYNILHLLLTFAEKNPGITRILTGDALQGEQERLRERVQSLFEKLETQFKQVLRERKLREGKNFQSDELTLANFLLAYVEGKMNQFVRSNFSTKPSAQFEKQWPELQKIWL from the coding sequence ATGCCTGCGACAAAAAGAAGTAATCGCAAAGAGCAAATACTGCAAGCACTCGCACAAATGTTAGAAACCAGTCCCGGCCAGCGTATTACCACAGCAAAGCTAGCAGCTGAGGTTGGTGTATCGGAAGCAGCGCTGTATCGTCATTTTCCTAGTAAAGCACGTATGTTTGAGGGCTTAATAGAGTTTATTGAAGACACGCTTTTATCTCGTATAAATCTTATTTTAGAAAACGAAAAAGAAAGCCAAGCCCGCGTTTATAATATTTTGCATTTACTACTAACGTTTGCTGAAAAGAACCCTGGTATTACCCGTATTTTAACCGGTGATGCATTGCAAGGTGAACAAGAGCGGTTACGTGAACGAGTGCAAAGTTTATTTGAAAAACTTGAGACCCAATTTAAACAAGTACTGCGTGAGAGAAAGCTACGTGAAGGTAAAAACTTTCAAAGTGACGAGCTAACCCTAGCCAACTTTTTACTTGCCTATGTTGAAGGTAAAATGAATCAGTTTGTGCGTAGTAATTTTAGTACTAAGCCAAGCGCACAATTTGAAAAACAATGGCCGGAGCTACAAAAAATCTGGTTATAA
- the rpmG gene encoding 50S ribosomal protein L33 yields the protein MRDKIRLVSTAGTGFFYTTDKNKRNMPEKMEIKKFDPKIRKHVLFKEAKIK from the coding sequence ATGCGCGATAAAATCCGTTTAGTTTCAACTGCCGGTACTGGTTTTTTCTACACTACCGACAAGAACAAACGTAACATGCCTGAGAAGATGGAAATCAAAAAGTTTGATCCAAAGATTCGTAAACATGTTCTTTTTAAAGAAGCTAAAATTAAGTAA
- the rsmA gene encoding 16S rRNA (adenine(1518)-N(6)/adenine(1519)-N(6))-dimethyltransferase RsmA, which yields MTDKVHLGHRARKRFGQNFLFDDMIIGKIVSAIDPKPEDNLVEIGPGLGAITEPVAELSGHLTVVELDKDLAQRLIEHPFLGPKLTVNQGDAMTFDFASLVRDDKKLKVFGNLPYNISTPLLFHFFEFADNIEHMHFMLQKEVVKRMVAGPGSKTFGRLSVMTQYYCNAMPVIEVPPECFKPAPKVDSAVIRLIPKKPEQRTAKSVKILNNVCLEAFNQRRKTLRNSLSNLLTADELTSIGIDVTLRAERLSLQQFIDIANWIYDNKQ from the coding sequence ATGACCGATAAAGTACATTTAGGACACCGCGCCCGTAAACGTTTTGGACAAAACTTTTTATTTGATGACATGATCATCGGTAAAATAGTGAGCGCAATCGATCCTAAACCAGAAGATAACCTAGTAGAGATTGGTCCAGGCCTTGGCGCAATTACTGAACCGGTAGCCGAATTAAGCGGCCATTTAACAGTTGTAGAATTAGATAAAGATTTGGCACAGCGATTAATTGAACACCCATTTTTAGGGCCTAAATTAACCGTAAACCAAGGCGATGCAATGACCTTTGATTTTGCAAGCTTGGTGAGAGATGACAAAAAATTAAAAGTGTTTGGGAACTTACCGTATAACATTTCTACTCCGTTACTATTTCATTTTTTTGAATTTGCAGACAATATTGAGCACATGCACTTTATGCTGCAAAAAGAAGTAGTAAAACGCATGGTTGCAGGCCCAGGGAGCAAAACCTTTGGTCGTTTAAGCGTAATGACCCAGTACTACTGTAATGCAATGCCGGTTATAGAAGTACCGCCTGAGTGCTTTAAACCAGCGCCTAAAGTTGATTCGGCGGTTATTCGCTTAATCCCTAAAAAACCTGAACAACGCACTGCAAAAAGCGTGAAAATTTTAAACAACGTTTGCCTAGAAGCCTTTAACCAGCGTCGTAAAACACTACGCAATAGTTTAAGCAACTTACTAACTGCAGATGAGCTTACCAGCATTGGCATAGATGTTACTTTGCGTGCTGAGCGCTTATCGTTACAACAATTTATTGATATAGCAAATTGGATTTATGACAACAAGCAGTAA